AATCAGGCATGCGCTTCATTACCCTACCTGTCCTGCTCTTAGGCCTCGCCACGCTCAGCACATACGCCCAGCCGCAGACGGCTCCTCCCAGGAGCGGGCCGTACACAGGCCCCGTCTATACGCGACCTGAGTCGAAGCCGGTGCCACTTCAGTTCGAGGTCGTCCCCTTTACCTTCGACGGCAGGGAGGGCACGCGCTCGGAGCTGAGCTGCGCGCTGTTCAAGGCGACAACGCTGCAACCCAGGCACTGGGTGAAGGCCGACATACCGGACACATCCCTCGCCTTTCAAGGCACTTACTACCCGCAGGTAAAGTGGTCGATCTCCATCTGGGCCCCGAAGCGCTACCTGCCGGACCTGAGCGCTGACAGTATGGCCGCGTGTGTCGCCGGACTGAAAAAGTCCTACCCGGAAAAGGACCAACTCGTGATCAACAACGAGGGCACCAAATACCGCAGTAAGTTGACCCCCGTCATCTTTAATCGCATCCCCCGCACCATCGACTACACGGTGAAAGATCCCGAGACCGGCGCCGTCACCCAGCGCTACGATACCTTCATCCTTTTCAAAGGCAGCCTGGTTGAGTTCTCGATATGGGGCCCGCCGCAGGAGATGAAAAGCATGCTCGGGTGGTTCTCCGTCCTGCTGGAAAACCTCTCCCTGACAACACCCGACACGACCTACGACTCGGACACGCGCGCAGACCGCATCACACTCCGGAAGGTCAACCCAGAGGATAAAAACAACGTCCGCGGAGGGGGCTGAGCGACCCGATCAGGCAAACACCGATACGTGTATCAATAAACGGATACAATGAGACGACCGAGAGCAGGAGTCGCCCAGGCTGAATTCTGCTGAGGTCTACTCGACGTTCTGAGCCTGCTCGCGGATGCGCTCCAGCTCGTTCTTACAGTCGATGACGATACGGGTGAGCTCAATCTGGTTCGCCTTACTCCCGGAGGTGTTGACCTCGCGGTGAATCTCCTGGCACAGGAAGTCCATCTTGCGGCCGATAGCGCCCTCCTCCTCAAGCGTGGCCCGGAATTGCTCAATGTGGCTGGAGAGGCGCGTCAACTCCTCGGAAATGTCCGCGCGGTCGGCAAAGAGGCAAATCTCCTTGAGCACGCGCTCGTCTTCGAGCTCCAACTCGAGCCCGGCCTTCTGCAGGCGGGCAAAGAGTTGCTCCCGATACGTCGGGACGACCTCCTCGGCCACGGCGCGCATATTCACAACCTGATCTTCGAGGAACGCGAGGCGCTCCAGCAGGTCTTTCTTCAGTGCCTCGCCTTCGCTCGTACGCATGGCAGCAAACCCCTCCAGCGCCGCGCCCACCGCCTGCATGAGCAGGGGCTTCGCCGCGTCGGCCTCGGGCAGCTCGGAGCCGGTGTCGAGGCTGTTGATGACGCGTAGCAGCAGGTCGCCATCGGGGGCGATCGTCATGCCGTGATCGTGAGCAAAGGTCTCCAGACGGCGCACGGTGGAGAGCACCTTCTCATCGTCCCAGTCCAGACCGCCTCCCTGCGCGCCCTTGCGGACCTGCACATAGACGGAGACCTTACCGCGC
This genomic interval from Ruficoccus sp. ZRK36 contains the following:
- a CDS encoding YicC/YloC family endoribonuclease gives rise to the protein MQSMTGFGRGEARNEHVEITVEVSSVNRKSLEVGVSLPRDWQSLERDITEAVRGCALRGKVSVYVQVRKGAQGGGLDWDDEKVLSTVRRLETFAHDHGMTIAPDGDLLLRVINSLDTGSELPEADAAKPLLMQAVGAALEGFAAMRTSEGEALKKDLLERLAFLEDQVVNMRAVAEEVVPTYREQLFARLQKAGLELELEDERVLKEICLFADRADISEELTRLSSHIEQFRATLEEEGAIGRKMDFLCQEIHREVNTSGSKANQIELTRIVIDCKNELERIREQAQNVE